The genomic region TTTTTTaagcacataaaaaataaaaaaaaaaggaactagaATAATGGAGATCTAAGTCTGATATACCATTTGAGCAATTTGTCCGAAGCATAAAGAATGTTGAAAGTGTCATGAAAGCTTTTTCAATATGCACCAGTTCCATTAAGTAGAACCAGCCATTATTtccaaaaaagacaaaaaaaaaaagaaaaaaaaaaagatgggttGCCATGATGATGCAATGCATCTCCATTGTCAGCTACTCTATCCTGATCAATGGTGAACCAACCTCTGACATCCATCCATCTAGAGGAATCCAACAAGGGGATCCATTTTCTCCATATCTCTTCCTACTCTACACTGAGGGTCTAAGCAGCCTTATTCGATAATCCTTTGATGATGGTCACATTAGAGGAGTTTCGATCTGCAAAAAGGGACCTAGACTAACCCacttattttttgcagatgatagtctACTCTTTTGCAAGGCCTCCTTGCAAGAATGCCACAAAATCCAAGACCTACTCAGATGCTATGAGAAAGCCTCGGGTCAGTAGCTAAACATGAACAAAacaggctttttttttttccccagaaAATCCACTCCTCCAGGATTTCTTGACCAAATTAAAGATTTACTTGGTGTTCTTGAGATCAAACAGTACAAAAAATACCTTAGCCTCCCTGCTTTAGTGGGCAGGAACAAGAAAGCTAGCCCAGTGTACATCAAAGAAAGAATTTAGGAGAAGCTGCAAGGATGGAAAGCACAACTACTCTCCCAAGTTAGCTGTGAGGTTCTATTAAAAGTAGTCATCTAAGCTATTTCAGCCTATGCCATGAATTGCTTCAAACTCCCTACCACTCTGTGTAATGAGATTGAAATGATGATACACAAATTCTGGTAGGGGTAGTGAGGCGATCAATGGAAGTTCCAATGGACCAAATGGAGCAAACTATGTCAACTCAAACACCTCGATGGTATGGGTTTCCAAGAACTATAGAAATTCAATGATGCTATCCTAGTTAAACAAGTATGGTGGTTAATGGATTATTCAGAGACTCTTTTTCACAGGTTCTTTAAAGCAAAATTTTCCCCTAATAGTAGCATTATGGAAGCAAATGAGGGGAACGACTCTTTTGCTTGGAAGAGCATCCTCAAAGGCAAAGATGTGATCAAGAAAGGAGCCTAATGGAGAGTGGGTGATGGATCATCAATACAGATATTCAAGGACAGTTTGCTACTTACTCCTCATCACGGTAAGATTATCTCCCCTATAACTTTCTTTGATCCTAATGCtccaatttcaattttaattgataaagagAGTAATTGTTGGCTGGTTTATGTGATTGATAATAATTTTCGGCCATTTGAAGCTGAGACAATCAAATCCATCCCTTTTAGCCTGTCTGTCAGCAAGGATAAACTATTTTGGCATGGCAACTTGGATGGAGTATATTTTGTGAGATCAGGTTACAAGTTGCTACTTTAGGAAGAGTCCAATGATAGACCAGGCTCATCCACTGATGCAGGGAATAAGAAGTTTTGGAAAAGTATATGGAGTTTCAAGGTCCCTAATAGAGTAAAGACTTTACTCTAGAGAGCCGCATCAAATTCACTACCATCTCGAGCCAACCATTTCAAAAGAAAAGTTGTATTAGTCCCTTTATGCCAGTGTTGTGGTTCAGACCAAGAAACTGTCCACCACACTATTTGGTCTTGCCCAACTTTGGCTACAATCTAGAATCAACACTTCAGTTGGCTAACCAAGGAAACCAATAGCAGTAGTAACTTCTTGGATGTTATACAACTCTATTTGGGAAGAAGCTCCCTTGCCGATCTCTTAGCCATGACTACTGCACTAATCTAGATGAGAAGGAACATACTGAGAGTGGGTGAACCAGCAATGCCTCTTGATAGAATTAGTTCCACGGCCATGGAGAATATGCAAGAATTCCAGAGGTCACAGCCTATCAGAGCGATTCCTAAATCAATCCCTCGTCAAGATAGATGGAAACCTCCTCCTAAGGATTAGGTTAAAATCAACTTTAATGGAGCTACCTTTGCTGAGAGCAACCTTGCGGGTCTTGGAGCTATAATCCGCAACAACAAAGGTCTTGTTATGGCTACCTTTTCACAATTAATTCCACTGCCTACCTTGGTAGAGATGGTGGAAGTGTTAGTAGCACGAAAAGCAATATGTTTTGCACAAGAATTGAACTTTGCTCAAGTAATTTGTGAGGGAGACTCTAAAATTATCATTAAGGCACTGAATTATAATAATTTCTCTTCCTCCAGCTTTAGGCATATCCTACAGGATATCAAGTCAGTTTCCTCCTCTTTCCAAAACTCCATCTTCTGCCACACTAGAAGACAGGGGAATAGAGCAACACATGGTCTTGCTAGATTAGCCaacttgtttttcaatttttaagtttgtATGGAGGATGTTCCATCAGATAAAGCTAATGtctacattttttaaattacttaatAAATTTCCTCCTActcctcaaaaaataaaataaaaataatatatacattttttttacgtGAGTATTCcctctaaaaataatttttttttaaaaaaatcatacactAAAGGTGAGTGTGTTAAAAAAAGTTATGTGGCATTTGGTGCAGGATAATATTTTAGGATTTCAAGGAATATTTAAAGATTATCATGTTTGATTGCAAATCACACTAGAGAATTAGATGTCAGGAGAATGTGGATTCCCCCTCAATTAGGAATGAGGATTCCCTTTAAACTAGAAATGTAGATTCCTTTTAAAACATGTGGGTCTCcaaattcccaaacttaaaaaaaaaattgaattttttataaattaacaattttaaccatttttctttatcatttaagcaattaagataagatataaaacaaatcatcaatatcttttccTTTGTCCTTATCTGTACCTGCCAAAACAAGATAAACATGATATATTCCTTAACAAAGTTCTATTTAAGTttcacgtgaaaaaaaaaaaatttttttgaaggaaacCGTTTATTATTGCTAAGTATTCACTTTTAGCATTGTatgtgtgttgcttaacaaattattaatggatctattttcaaattatttgaCCACTAGTTACTATATTCAAATAATGGTGTAAattatttgtttgctttattgatactttttctttaattggtATGATTTATTTAATTGTATTTGGCCTTTAATTTTGGGGCAACTTTATCTCTTATTATTGTAGTTTGTCATTTTAAAATGTTAGACTATAGTTTTAgtgaatttgtcataatttataatttataccttgtatttcattatttatttagtggaagatttaaaaaaaaaaattgatattgtatttataaatctaaggatagaataagaaaaattaataattcatttaaaatttttaggaatAAACTAAACATTATAATcttatattcttaaaaatctTATTAGATTCTCAATTAAACTAAACATAAGAATAGTTATATTCCTAAGCATCCAGATTACAAGGCATCACATTCCCAGTAATCTGAATGCTAAGAGTAATGTGAATACTGCTTATTGCATTTACTAGTAATTTGAAGGCATCCATATCAAATGCCACCTTAAAGCATTTTCCAAGTTTGATGCATGATGATGAGGCCGATTTGTTTAGATACCAGTTattgttaaaaactaaaaacactataataaaataatttttaattatataaataatgtcataaaactcaattttaataaaattttactgaAAAAGTACTTATGGACAatgcatcaaacaaaaaaacaaacgcAGACAAACGTCTGCTTTCCTTTTTCAGCGCAATCCAAACGTGCACCtaacatatattatttatattgggAAAAGCCCACGTGGCAAAACATCCAACAGTATATTCGATTGGGAAAGGGAATAGAGACATTTGTCGGATATAACATTCATTGAgtttcacaaaacaaagattgGAAAGAAATGGCATCACTCTCTGCTTCTGCGTCCCTCCTAGGGTTTCATAGTACAAGTGGAAGTGGAAGAGCTCAAGTATCCACCACTAATGTCCTTAATCTTAAACAATTTGCTTCTAAAGTCTCTCCAATCCCATCTTGTTTCAGGTACTTCCAATCTGTACTGTATTTTTTCTAAAGTTGCCTCCTTTATTTATTTCTGCTCAAACCCATCAATCAAGCAGCTGCCTTGTTCCGTTTGCCTCAATGTATTTGCTGAATTGTTCTTGTTGAGTTGCTTTTGTTaccacaaaattaaataaaatatattggtattttctttacaaaatcACTGGTTATGCCCATTAAATGCctttgtttgagagagagagagagagagagatttggcCTGTGAATGTAGGCTTGTATGAATCTTGTCATTTGATAAATTGATGACATTGcatcatttaatttattttgttatttacacttattatgtaatttagtcttgagttgtttttttcttatttggtaTGATACTTAAAAGTTGTATAAAAATTTGTGCTTAGTctcaattataaattttcctTGTTGTTCTTACTCTTGTCAAATTGACAGAGAAGTATTGATTGACAAGTCTTATCATTTTTGGGAAAGCATCCCTTCCCATTTAAAGCCTCCaatttccttcaatttttaatcaaaatgtAAGAgatgtggcattttaaaaatCCATTGGTCTTAAGAAAAAACTCATGTAAACCACTTGAAATCAAATAATTGGCATGTGTCTCACATCTAGTTGAAAATTGTGGGAACTTGGAAGTTTAAATGAGAGAGGATCTCATctcatcatttttattttgattgtgtaacaaattttttatcaacCAAACAATCTACTTGAAAATTAGTGGATATCTACTGAATTTATGTGAGTTTTAGGGGCAGTTCTTAGTTTCTTACATTGCCTGAAGCAGTACTGCGAGACTACCTAATAGCCCGTTTGGATTGAGTGAAGAGGAAGGGAGAGTggagggagtagagtagagttgtctgaaaataggctaattttgggCCAACTCTACTCTGCTCcccttccctctctctctcaatccaaacagaccataagtTTTTTCCAAGTTTTAGGCACAGACTGATGCACACTACTTGACGTGAGATGTCTTGCCTCAGCTGTTTTTGTTATCCTTAATTGGTATAGAAATTAAAGTTTCTGAGAATTGTCTTGGTTGGATGCCAGTTTTTGGTTATCTTTGACTTTGACCAGACAATGTGGGTCTGATCCTATTTACTGATCGAAAAGCAGGGTTATTGACACACATAAATCCTATCAATGCATAATATTGTGTAgtgcagaaaaataatattaatagtaGCACTGTCCATCATTTTCACAATTTCAACAGTATCCAGGGATTCTTTGTATTGCATGATTAATGTTCATTATAATTTTCTGGCAGCTTCTGAATTAATCATAGAGTTCCTTGTGCAGCTCATGGATCTGAATAAATTTCCAACTTATTATAATTACAGCTTCTTTTGTTCTCTAAAACCTATTGCACTGTTTAGTACCTTCATGGTTCTCTGAATAAATATGCACAAGAGATGATTTTAGTACATTTGATGGTTTTCTAGTTTTAGGCTTCTTGCAGAAGTTCAATAGTTTTGGACCTTTAGGCACTCTGTTGAATTTACTgttttctgcttcttcttcttttttgtacaATAGTGTACAGATATCTCTCTTGTTTTTGCTTTATCAATGGCAGAAGGATTGAGTAATTTGCAATTgccatgtttttatttttttttgataagtaagataaagattttattaaaaacacaCGGCCCAGTACATGGTAAATGTACAAAgaggcaaaaacatcaagaaaccaaattacaatgatctaGCAATGCAAGAAgggaaatacaagaaaaagatggtaaaacaAGACACCATTCgagaagagtaaaaaaagaagaaagacttaAACTCAATGATAGGACCGTTCACAACCCTCAATAATGGTTTGTAATACTCATAAAGTTGCTGGTAAAATTTTACTGCATTGTATTCTAAATATTAATGTCTTTCATTCAGGTTCAAGAACACTGCAAAATTGCAAAAAAGGGAAAGGTTGGTTGTTGCATCTACATCAAACTCTATTCCTTCAGGAGATTCCAACAATGAGAACACAAGTGGGATTAAGAAGAGTGATGCTCCCCAGGGACCTCCATTCCTTACCGTTTTGGCTGGTTTCTTAATCTTTTTGCTTGTATCTTGGATTGTCGGATCCATTATCTTGTGGCTGATTGGTATAATTGTTAAGGTGCCACCATCAAAGTAGGACTGTAGTTGCAAATTCCTGTTGAAAGCTTGAATGGATTTATAATTCAGATTGGAGTTCATCTTAATTAATTAGGATATATAATATCCTACATTCCTCTTCCTGCCTAATTAAAAATGGAAACCCTCAAAGAAGAATATTTGAATGGGTCTATAAGAGTCTAGATATTACATGGAAATAGACTAGTACgtaattttcattttggaaCCTGTTGTAGAAAAGATTTATCCGCTTGCCTGAGTTTTTCATAAATCAATTCCAATTGTAATTCTTTAACGTGAGCATTAGATCTTggtccttttttattttcatgatGTCATATTTTATTGCAAAACTATGGAACGTATAACAATGTAGTAAAATTTTGTGAAGTGATTAATGGGGCAGTGTATTGGAAAGGATTaccataagttttttttaaaattttttttccctctctcgtAAATCAGTAACATTGTTCGAATGCAGAAGTATGCACAAACTTCACATTTTAATAAGAGGTGGAATTTGAAAGTTCATTGGTGTCATTAGAATTTGGTAgttaatatttcttttaattctattttcttGATTCACCACAAAATTCTGTAGCAAGATTGGCAGTTCTGCTTAGTAGGAGGTAGACTTGTTTGAGTAGTTTGTGCTCCAATGCCCTGATCCTACATCCTAAGATTCCTAATTAAGATTCTTCTAGGTTTATTGACCAATTACTAAAGAAGATTAGACAAAAATTTGCTAGGCTAATCTGAGGACATGGTAGTATAAACGTCTAACCTTTATAGAATACATGGAAGTATGAGATGTTTAATAAACTATCATATCTGTAAACCTATATCTtctaggaaaaataaaaattaaaaagacctCTAAATCATAACTTAGCTTAAAAGTAAGTGATCATGTAGATGAAGataggaaaaattaaaattaaaaagaccaCTAAATCATAACTTAGCTTAAAAGTAAGTGATCATGTAAATGTAACGTTCACTAACATTATTCTAGACGCAGTTGGAGTCCATTGGTAATGACTAACTTTTTCTTGCTACATAAAATATCTTGAGCTCCAGGAATATTCAGGATCTACATGTAAAATCCCCATTTTATgtaagagaaagatataatacaTTGGACTAGATGCATCAAATAATTTGATTCACATCCctgcaaaataataataataataataataataaaaataaaaaacaacaaaccaATGAACATTCATTGGATCTTGCCCGATTGCATTTAGAGCTAGCTTAAGGTCTGTTTGCATTTGTGCATCCCCATGTTAGGCCAGTCAAACTTGTGCAAATGAGGAGGGTGAGGAGCTCTGCATTGCAAATGACATAAAATAGAAGCCAAGTAGGCTTAAATGCTATTAGTCCTTCAAGTTTAGGCCATCAACAATTTTAGTCCGTAAAGCTTAAAGTGATAACTTTCGGTTCCTTAGATGACATGGTTAAACTAATAACTGATACATCATCACTCTATAGGGACTTAAAGAGATCACTTTAAGTTTATTATAGACTAAAATTGACCACTTTAAGTTTTGTACAAATTAAAAGTGAGGACTTTTAAGTTTTGGGGACTAAAAGCCACTTTAAACTTCAAAGATCAAGATCGCTCATGggcaaaagttagggaccaacaAACCAAAAGTAAGAGGCCTGGGGGAGATCCATAGAATCTATCTATGTGGCTGTTAACAAACCAAATAAGTAGTTCCAATGATGGGAGTTATGGCCAACTCTAATAGTAGACCTCTATGAATAAGCAAATCAACCTTGAAATATATCTTCCAGCATGGTCAATCTTGGCACCAGAATTATCAACACCTCCAATAATCTTGTGCAGAATTTTAAGGGATGATTCTGATAGCTATTTTCAAAAAGAGAAGACAAGGCTTTGATAAATGTGCAGTAAATAATGAAAAGGGGTCGATTGTTGCAGTAACCATCTCCTGCTAGtacaaataattcattaatgaaaaaaaaaaaaaagacatttcaTTTCATTAGGAAGAGAAGGCAAACATGAAAATCAAAATCGAGAATCATATAAATAAGTATCAGACTTAAGGAATTAATTGGAAGTTTTCCCTCCGAATTCAGAGCAATCATCTCCAGTTGGTGCAGAAAAATTAAGACGCTCCTCAGCTGTAGCAGTGATAACTGGCATCCATACATCAGCAGTACCACTCAAGAGTGACTGTACCTTTGGGTCTTCAGCCAATGCTGATGATATCATCTCATCCACATCATCCAACTTTGTGGATAATTTATCCAACTCCTTGGCTATTTCCAGCTATATAAACAAGGATTAAAAAGTACAATGAATAAAAGATGAtaagatgaaatttattttccttGATATAGCACACTTGGAGTACAAGAGAAACATGAACATTGGGAAATGGATATAAGAGGAAGTCAAAATTACCTCATCAAGATGCTGTGCAGATTTTGAAGGAACTTTTGTAACTTCTAAACCAAGGGCTTCAATTTTTGAACGCAGTTCAACTTCTTCTTGATTGGTCAATGATTCGACCTGCACAATACAAGTAACTGAGAAAACCCTATTGGAAAACATTGTACATCTAAGAGAAACAGCAAAAGAGTAATTCCTAGCAAAGATATATTATTAGTCAGTAATTGTGTGGTAATATACCCTCTTTTTTCAGTAAAAATTGTGATGTGCACCTAGTAACAGGATCATTGTCTTGTTATCAAAACCTGAAATCTCATTAATCTCCTTTTGTCTTGCTCCAATGATATGTAAACTTTGCTATTAGGTAATAAATGAATTTGATGACAATCATATTCCAACAGATATCAACAGGGAAAACCACGAGTAACAAGTCACTGTAGAAAAAGTCAGAGGACTGATGTATCATAAAATTTTCCTTCCAATCTATGAGTCTCAATGAACTTTCAGTTTCAAATTCATGTCaatgaaagaaaatgagaacAAGTACAAAGAAATTTCCCACACCCCAAAAGCTTCTGGCCAATGGCCATCCATATCTTGTATTGAAAATCCAAAATTACATAAaagttcattaaaaattttcatatagaAGTATCATTAGAAATAGCCTTTGTAAGAAAAGATTTGTCTTTTATTAACATCAAACCATTTTTTCAACTCACAACATTAGATATGTACCCTTAACATTAGCAACATTGATAATTAATCTTCCTTCATCTTCCCCAATTCCATTAGACTTTCATGAACCAGGAAATCATATTAATTGGCAACTGCATCAGGTTTAGATTAATAGACATCATGTGGTGCAAAGACAGTAACTGCATGATTAATAAGTGGAAATTGCAGGTATATGGCCACTAAAGCAAGCCTTCTTGTATACTATTGTCATATGAGATGTGCCATGAATTGTTTAACATGCATATAcagattttataaatatcatgGGCTATTGCAGCCATCTCAAGAACTATGACGCATTGTTAGGGCCAATTCCTATCTATCCTTACTAATCTTAGACCGACTCCAATTTCCCTACCACCTAGCATTTTTTTCTGGTGATAGGCAACTCTAAAAAGGGTTAAGACACAAGTCAAATGTCACTCCTTTGCCAAATATGTCAAGTTCTTGAACTCTACAAATTGGTGGGCATTcccccaacaacaaaaaaaagattatttccATCCTGGTAGATTTGGAATTCCTAACTCTTGACGTGTGATCAATTTTGAATCTCAATCAATTATTGTATCCATGATTAGCCGCCCCGGTGCATTTTAGCGTCTAGATAGCATAGTGTAGACAAAATTATTGCACAATAGTGTAGACAAGAGTGTAGACAAGAGCGTGTTTATGCCAAATTCATTCTTATTAACTAAATTATATGCTGAAAATTGTTTCCAAAAGACCACACAAGACAAGAAAGAAATAGTAACAAATCAATTACAACGAAAATTTAAGGGGGAGGGGGGATTACAATGGCAACATATCACAAACTTTCCCCAATTTATTAGGAAAAATATGCTTCAACAAGTGAAATTTGACTTAAAGATCACCAAATCCAATGCAGAAATTTACAAACTTTGCCGAGATCATAAATACCCAGATCATAATTTTGAGAGAAAGCGGTAACCAGAAGCTTATCAAGGCATACCTAGATGATTATTCACTCTAATTCCTGTCAATAAGCTAAGCATCAAAATCAACCGCCATAGCAAACGAAAGTAAAAAGATTGAATTTTTAGCTCATTACGAAATCATATTATGATGTGAAAACGAAAGAGAGAATGGGAAAAATGAAACCTGGTGGAGGAGATTGGAGAGGAGCTGAAATAATTGCTCATCTGCTTTTCCTTCCTCTGCCATGTTTCTCTGTTTCTgtattttggtttttgggtaCTTCGAGCTTCCTCTGTTTTAGCCAACATCACCACTTGTTGAGGCGAAAAACTGTTGTTGTTAAAGCAGCCGTAATTCTCAATGCCTCCAAcaacttcatttatttttttataattggtcCTAGGTTCCCGTAggaaaattgttaataaacaatataaaaaaaattttgaaattacttttatgaaaaataaaaaaaattgtcaaaatattaattatttttttcttttcctataaatttttttattaaaatagttCACTAACAAATAATATTAGGGTATTTATTAACTATTTGATAGTTATAAATTATTATGAATGTaagaaaatttgaattccaaATGTCTATTGAAAGTACTAAACAACCACACATTCCTCTTAAAAGTCTTAACAAATATGTTTACAAAAGatatattttcttctattaaaaaaacaaatatattatcTCTCTTCATTGGTTTCAACTGAAAATCTtatataaagatagtttttcgaatttttctatatttggcagtattaaaaaaattggtcaaaagaaaactatttcTTAACTTATTATTTAGCTTTGCAtgtgataaagttgtttttcgctatattttttggaaaacaactatatctcaCGTGAagctaaataaagaaaacaattttatctcaCGTGTAACTAAATAAAGAAAGTTAAGAGAGTTTTCCAACTCATTTGTTATCAAAATAGGAAAATGAGATACttctctaataattttttttcgaaacatgatttattttctaaaacatAATAATGTCAAAACAATCAGAGAGACTCTATAGAGACAAAAAATTTCACTCCGACTAATATGATAAATTGTTAGTAGCAGgtaaaaagtaatattagtggTGAGTCTAGATAAAGATTCAGCCCTCAAGAGTGGcaacaattatttttgtatacCAATATCCTACACGGATACGGTAAATTATCAACATTAGCCACCAAATCTCACATATGGtcacacaccaaaaaaattatatatttttcttaacacaaaaatcaaaattgaaaattaaattacaattttacttaaCTATGTATTGTCTTTTTCAAGATAAAGTAAACCTCATTTTTCGtagaaatataatatattttttcatttttcattatagaattttatatttaaactataatatttgattatttatattaaataccttttttttttaaaaaagtttcaatCTATGGCATCCACTActgatgatagtttttttttttttttcaagttttgaacAGTAGCTACAGTACCAAGTGGCACTGTAGTTACTATAGctacagttttttttatatattttttcatttagtcTTCTGTTTGtactttttcttccttttatatatattgttatactaacacaacaaatttcacaattattgaggtgtcaatttcttataagtcaaaataaaataataaaatatgaaactgtgaccaatcacaactgaaaataaatattttgtgaaaatgttgtgacacTTGTTTGGTGAATGTGTAAAAGCTCCAATACTTTTGATTTGTAATGTAAGCTTACATTATATACCCACAAAAAGTAGCGAATATCATATACATTTAATAAGCTCATAAACAGTattatgaacaatatttttgaTTTAGTGAGTTgcctctttcccttttttttattttttatttcttcaagTTCACCAACTTggtttgagcttttttttttttttctttctttcttttctttttcttttaaaggatctttatatgtt from Castanea sativa cultivar Marrone di Chiusa Pesio chromosome 11, ASM4071231v1 harbors:
- the LOC142614935 gene encoding uncharacterized protein LOC142614935, with translation MAEEGKADEQLFQLLSNLLHQVESLTNQEEVELRSKIEALGLEVTKVPSKSAQHLDELEIAKELDKLSTKLDDVDEMISSALAEDPKVQSLLSGTADVWMPVITATAEERLNFSAPTGDDCSEFGGKTSN